The genomic window GCTCATAACTCTTCAGTCTCCTGCAGTTCAACTTAATACATCGTCTACATGGGTCCAAACTAACGCTCAGTAAAACTCTTAGCTCAGATGTTCTGGAGCGGTCCAATCAGATCAAAGGACTGGAGTAATGTTTTAGACCCTCTGATGGATCAGGAACCCAGCTAGTAGGGGAAAAGCAACACACTCAACCCGGTGGACATggattgtaaaataaagtgatatttattagtttatatcGACACGTGGTGACAAATAATAACTCCAACAGAAAGCAGCCAGGTGCTGATCAAccaataaataaagaagaagaaagaaagaactccTTACAGATAACATGGAGCTTAATGAATAATGTGGATAATACACAACAAACCTAACTACCTACTCTATATTAAACAGTAACAGAAATACACGGGACCAGCACCCCTAAACCTAGCAGAAGATAATACAATGAAAACAGAGCAGCTAATATTATTTTCCTTacccaaacacagcaaacacacgaCCTGAGACACAGACTGTCTGAGACTGATCAGAGGTGTCTGCAGCGCACACCTGCTTCTTATCCGCCGTCACTCACTGgagctccccccccccacacacacataacacaccaATCAGCCTGATTCAGCACCAGCCGCCAGTCATCAGCTCCCTGGATCTActgcacaccacacacaccacacacaccacacacacacacacacacacacacacacacacacacacacagacacaagattttagcatcttttatatatatatatatatacaaaagattttagcatcttttaacAGTTCAAATGCAGAAGcaatgagggggggggggggggggcggcttGTTTTTAAGGCCACAGTAATCGGTGCAGGGACGACGGGACTCATCTGTCTTCTCCACGAAGAGGAAACCGACTCCAGTGTGTGACGGGCAGCGAGGGAAGCGATGTGTTCCTGTAGAAAACTAAATCTACTGAACTTTTAGATCTTTATCACTTATATGAGGAATGTAacgcacagacagaccatcaggttgtgttatggttgctatggatacaggttgtgttatggttacTATGGATACAGGTTgcgttatggttgctatagatacaggttgcgttatggttgctatagatcatatactgtatatataatggacgtaacatcatgaggtcacccattggtttgtggactgctgctcggaggccaatagtttcggatctgagcagcgccatcttgaacatttcaggtgcatgctgggaaaaataaaaacagggattctacttatatgggcatcaggaggagcatgaggcgccctcctgaacctgtgaaccaatcaacctgtcaatcaccacgtagccacgccctaatgcataccctgctttatcgtcacatataaaatcagggaggccaaaatgtcccaaatgaacatcatactgcattgaagaaggctttaaactagcgattgagaccataaacacattttgaaaacgtttactgaggttagaaatcaagtgagaagttggtgaattctccattgacttgtatagagacggaagtccttttgacaccaaaacggtcgccccctggtggccttttgatagaatgcagttttaagttacttcctggttggcctcattgcagaggaccggaactccccacttgctatagatacaggttgtgctatggttgctatggatacaggttgtgctatggttgctatggatacaggttagggttatggttgctatagatacagcttgtgctatggttgctatagatacaggttgtgctatggttgctatggatacatgttagggttagtgtatgaacaaagaataacacaaatcactgctggagacattttagAAGTTGAGGACTGTTGATCCTGGTTTTGGTACTCACTTTGTCTGAAATATGAGTGGAAACGCCTTAGCAACCAACCTAGCAACCATGGCTACAGAACAGACACATGTTAGTGgaggtgtgatgatgatgagtttaTAAAGTATCTGTTAGACTACAAACcgttactgttcatatggaggATAGTTATAAAAGGATCTGATTGGCCGTCCACACTGCCAACTATTAATATTAACATCtagtttaaaatgttgttctaATTCATGTAGATGGAGGAGTTCACACCACAACTAtgaaccatacagcagcctgacagccaatcagaaaccttcctataaaccatacagcagcctgacagccaatcagaatccttgctataaaccgtacagcagcctgacagccaatcagaatccttcctataaaccgtacagcagcctgacagccaatcagaatccttcctataaacatTAACAGTCAGATATCATCttatgtattaatatatttattataaagcagctctgctcctcctcaGACCGCTCTCTGAAGGTAAGACCATCAGACCGCTCTCTGAAGGTAAGACCATCAGACCGCTCTCTGAAGGTAAGACCATCAGACCGCTCTCTGAAGGTAAGACCACCAGACCGCTCTCTGAACGTAAGACCATCAGACCACTCTCTGAAGGTAAGACCACCAGATGGACCGACACTCTTCGACTTTTGACCGTTTATTGCCTGAATACAGCATGAAGTCCACTGGTCAGTTAGTAGGCACAGCAATGTTAATGCACAGTTCTATAGAGAagttagcaaatgttagcttagcttaggaGCTAAGGAAGCtaactacagtataaacactgacaaaatataAACTATTTGACGCATTAAAGTGAGAACAATGCAGTCGCCACTCTGTAATATAGTCGGACATAATATCATGCTAGCTGTGTCACTGAATTACGTTATTTAGACATATTTAATGTAACGCTGTGCTTCATGTAACCTAGCATGGGCTCAATCCTCTCATACTGGCACTGTAGGatagggtgaccagacgtccccgatttccggggacagtccccgttttgggtgacctgtccccggtcaaaggtgtccccgaaaatgtccccgattttgacactgaatgggggaaaaatgcgcgcagactcaaaaaacagttattacggtagccatttaacgcatcgccagagaagacgtcgtatgacgtaaagacgttatcaggacgtacgaccagacgcagcagcgtcaacaacaacaatctagaggcggcaaaaaggaaagaaaagatcaGCGGTcataaatggtatgttgtgtatgaacttatttattttgtgtgcagtagacttggctgtgtgtgtgtgtgtgtgtgtgtgtgtgtgtgtgagaagtaatgtaacgttaaagtaagttttttatctgaactgaagacctaacgtaactttataaaagtcagtggacgttaacattatgacaatgttttcatatctgtcattagttacgataacgttagcatgagattaccaggtgatgacattgtatgtggccctgttttggaagagggggaggtggaagactgctttggtaacatatgatttccctgtaggcataggaacatgagactctgttaaaaataataaatgaattaataataaatcaatggttgatagttgtgtgtgttaggctaacttctgtattttgtgtcgggctgtgtgggtaactaatgactgtagtagttataaatacagaccatctgattagctgatgccctcagtcatgtataatattaatatactcatatgttttgacttggtaattattattaattacatcttgatgatatttactagctactggtctggcagctgtctttgcacatgacacttaactttggaagagtGGCCTTTGtgttttgacactgctgtgcgctactgatacatgatattgtgggtgctgatattttgatttattaaccaggtccttttgtgtaataaaagctggttaaaatacatgaaaaagtacttgtccccattttttatttcataatgataatatttaatgatttttcactgctgcattgaaaatgtccccgattttcatttcagaaatctggtcaccttactGTAGGAGCCATTTCTATGTGGATGTGTGTAAGGTACCAAATTGGGCCAGTAGGTGTCCTCATGGTGTTGGATGTACATTTCTGTATAGGTGGGAACTTTCtgtcaggtgtcaggtgttACTAGACGGAGGAGCACACCGTTTTTCACACACAGATAATGGACTTTATATGCACTGGCAAAGGATACTTGCATGTTTGAAGATCATTGAAAAGGTGAGAAATAAAGAACTGTTTGTTTCACAAGACACAAGTTATAGTCGTGCAGTAGCCAGCGTGTCGATTAGTGTTAGTCTGTCtatgcagctcctcagtggCTTCAAGTTTTAGGCTTAGCCGCTACTGGCACTGTGCCGGCGTTGAGGAGGCCCGCCAACCAATGTGAACCCAAGGCCCGCCAACCAATGGGAACCCAAGGCCCGACAACCAATGGGAACCCAAGGCCCGCCAACCAATGGGAACCCAAGGCCCGCCAACCAATGGGAACCCAAGGCCCGCCAACCAATGGGAATCCAACATACAGGTACCAACAAAACTCTGTTACATCAGCATCAGATTCTCtgttagtgtttcctgttgagctgtgctgtaaccatagtaacacaaagactttgctttCCTGCGGCCTCAGCTCGGCTTCCTGCGGCCTCAGGGCGGCTCCCTGCGGCCTCAGTGTGGCTTCCTGCGGCAGCGCAGCAGACTGCAGAAGGTCTTCCTGAAGGTGGCGTTGCACAGAGCATAGCAGCCGGGGTTGATGGCACTGTTGGCGTAGCAGAGCCAGCAGCCGGCGGTCCAAAGGCCATCAGGGATGCAGGCGTGACAGAACGTGGCGACGACGGCCATGATGTTATACGGCGTCCAGGTGAGGACGAAGGCCAGCAGGATGGCCAGGACGGTCCTGGTGACCCTCCTCTCTCTCGCCATTACTCGCCGTCTCCGCCGCTCCTGAGACGTGGCGTTGGGGAAGGAGAACGCCGCCGAAGCCGCTCTGTGGAGCTCGGTGTTGGACGACGAGTCTTCTTCTGTGCTGTGCGGTGCCGCGGTGTGTTTCCTGTTCCTGTGGAGCGACGGCGAGCTGGACCCTGATTGGTTGTGAGAGAGCTCTGGGCCAGGCTCGCCGGTCGCCCAGCTGCGTCGCTTCAACAGGAAGTCTTTAACAGACGGACTGAGCGAGCCTCGCTCTGATTGGAACGTGCTCAGACGGCGGCGGCTGGCGGCGGACACGCGGCCGTACAGAACCATCATGACCAGCGCCGGCACGTAGAAGGACGGCAGCGTCGTCGCCAGGGTGACGGCGGGGCTGGCCAGCAGCTGCGTGTAACACTCTCCGTCTGGGACCAGGCGCTTCCCGTCGGCGCTCTGCCAGGACAAGATGGCGGGAGTCCACAGCAGGAAGGACAGCAGCCAGGCGGCGCCGATCATCAGCGCGGCGGTCCGGCCCGTGCGGCGCGCCGGGTAGCTGAGCGGCCGGGTCAGGCAGAAGAAACGATCCACGCTGATGATCAGCAGGTTCATGACGGACGCGCTGCTCACCGCGTAGTCCATCACTAGCCACGTGTCGCAGAGCGCGGCGCCCAGCGGCCACGTGCCGTACGCCACGTACAGCGAGGACAGGTTCATGGACACCAGACCCACCACCAGGTCCGCCAGCGCCAGGCTCAGCACCAAGTAGTTATTGATGGTCCGCAGGCGCCGGTTCACCGTGATTGACGCGATCACCAACGCGTTGCCCAGGACGGTGATGCTGCTCAGGGAGGTGGTTACCATGACGATGAGGACCAGCTGAGCCGTGCGGTACGGGCACAACGCTCTGATTGGACCAGAGGTGTTAGCGTAGGGGCGGAGCCACGTGGAGGTGTTCAGATCAGACTCCATGTTggtctaaaaacacacaataacacacattaatacacaataatacacattaatacacaataatacacaataatacacattaataaacaataatacacattaatacacaataatacagattaatacacaataatacacattaatacacaataatacacattaatacacaataatacacaataatacacattaataaacaataatacacaataatacacattaataaacaataatacacattaatacacaataatacagattaatacacaataatacacattaatacacaataatacacattaatacacaataatacacaataatacacattaatacacaataatacacaataatacacattaataaacaataatacacattaatacacaataatacagattaatacacaataatacacattaatacacaataacacacattaataaacaataatacacattaatacacaataatacacattaatacacaataatacacaataatacacattaatacacattaatacacaataatacacaataatacacattaataaacaataatacacattaatacacattaatacacaataatacacaataatacacaataatacacaataatacacattaatacacaataatacacattaatacacaataatacacaataatacacattgTGTCTTGTGTCTGTTAGTGTTAGAAACTACACTGCGTTCCAAATTATTATGCAAATTGGATTTAAGGgtcataaacatttaattttttgtttttcaactaAACTCATGGATGGTTTTGTGTCTGCTCTTTGGATCACTGAAATCAATCTCAGACACCTGTGATAATTAGTTTGCCACGTGAGCCCAATTAAAGGAAAACTACTTAAGAAGGACGTTCCACATTATTAAGCAGACTACAGGTTTCAAGCAAtataggaaagaaaaaggatcgAATAGTGCAATGCCTTGGACAAGGTATGAAAACATTCGATATTTCACGAAAACTTAAGCGTGATCATCGTACTGTGAAGAGATTTGTGGCTGATTCAGAGCACAGACGGGTTTGTGCAGGTAAAGGCAAAATGAGGAAGATTTCTGCCAGACAAATTCATCGGATTGTAGTGTAAAATTTTGatgataattactaacaatgagcaatgttgtatctgctaaaagggtacttgattgttgactattatttgctgaagatgttcaaatttgaaggcattatgttaaacgaagaaggtgtatgtgattctgcatttatattattattattattagtactatagaaaagaatgcagtaataagagtaattgggtaatattgaactgaaagaaatctgtgataaacctgcccacacagctaataccagcTAAGGAAGATAGGGGGCAGCACCTAGTAAATGGAAAAGTACAAGAACTGGAGGCGGAGAATGATGTAATCCGAAATCTCCTATAGCaaaacacctgctagcatagaaacggaaggaagagccataaaaggtgttttagggcatctttaggataggcgccaagaacgtgagttcaTGTTGGGGGCagaaagaagcggattggttgaaacccactccaccgagggagggggtctaaacttttctgcaagggtCAGCAATATAGAACAGGATAAAAGAGGCCCCAAGTTGtagctctttgtgtcatgtatgcatagattctgtctgtgtatgttggctccgggtttttctgtcgacaataaaactctaaactgcgttcagctggacgactcctggtgactttttgattgagtattttttggaacTCCTGACTTTCTCCGAAGACGAAGTACTCAGAATGAGTTAGATACTACAGGATCAAAAGAGCAGCTGCTAAAATAGCATTACAAAGCAGCAAACAGGTATTTGAAGCTGCTGGTGCCTCTGGAGTCCCGCGAACCTCAAGGTGTAGGATCCTCCAGAGGCTTGCAGTTGTGCATAAACCTACTATTTGGCCACCCTCAACCAACCCTTAACGGCTGCAGTGGGCCCAGAAATACATGAAGACTAATTTTCAAACAGTCTTGTTTACTGATGAGTGCCGTGCAACCCTGGATGGTCCAGATGGATGGAGTAGTGGATGGTTGGTGAATGGCCACCATGTCCCAACAAGGCTGCGACGTCAACAAGGAGGTGGGGGAGTCATGTTCTGGGCCGGAATCATGGGGAGAGAGCTGGTAGGCCCCTTAAGGGGTCCctgaaggtgtgaaaatgacCTTGGAAAAGTATATAGAGTTTCTGACTGACCACTTTCTTCCATGGTACAAAAAGAAGAACCGTGCCTTCCGTAGCAAAATCATCTGCATGCATAACAACGCACCATCTCATGCTGCAAAGAATACCTCTGTGTCATTGGCTGCTATGGGCATACAAGGAGAGAAACTCATGGTGTGgcccccatcctccccagacCTCAACCCTATTGAGAACCTTTGGAGCATCCTCAAGCTAAATATCtatgagggagggaggcagcAGCTCTGGGAGGTTATTCTGACATCCTGCAAACACATTCAAGCAGAAACTGTCCAGAAACTCACAAGTTCAATGGATGCTAGAATTGTGAAGGTGATCTCACAGAAGGGTCCTACCTGTATGTTAACATGTAACTGGGCCTGTTAGAATATGACCTCCTAATGCTCCAAATTCAACAAATCAGACAacctataaaatgttttgaaactgTGTTGTGCATAATAATTTGGAACAGTGCATTTTGAGTTAACTGTTATCATTGGGACGTTTGTTCAATAAAATTTGAATTATACTCTAACGGTTGATGACTTAAATTATACTGACTGTTATTCTCATTGACTATTTaggaaaatcagagaaaaatatcATTTGCATAATAATTTGGAACGCGGTGTAActcattaataataaacatgacGTTCACTCTGTTTCATATTTACTCATTAacctcacagcagcagcttacctgtcaatcatccagcacctcctctcctcctcagtcatccagcacctcctctcctcctcagtcttccagcacctcctctcctctgtcagcacctcctctcctcctcctcagtcttccagcacctcctctcctctgtcagtcatccagcatctcctctcctctgtcagcatctcctctcctctgtcagtcttccagcacctcctctcctctgtcagcacctcctctcctcctcctcagtcttccagcacctcctctcctctgtcagtcatccagcatctcctctcctctgtcagcatctcctctcctctgtcagtcttccagcacctcctctcctctgtcagcacctcctctcctcctctatcaGTCTTCcagcacctcctctcctctgtcagcacctcctctcctctgtcagcacctcctctcctctgtcagtcttccagcacctcctctcctctgtcagcacctcctctcctctgtcagtcatccagcacctcctctcctctttcagcacctcctctcctctgtcagtcttccagcacctcctctcctctgtcagtcatccagcacctcctctcctctgtcaaTCATCcagcacctcctctcctctgtcagtcatccagcacctcctctcctctgtcagtcatccagcacctcctctcctctgtcagtcatccagcctctcctctcctcctctgtgggtTTGGGTTTATGTAGCAGAGGAGTCATCAGCGAGGCTCCTCCTTTGTGACATCAGCTTCATGTGGGCTGTAATGACACTCCGTTACCGTGGAGACCGTCTCTGTCTAACTTTATTTCTACACTGTGGAGTAAAAAACGTTCAGCAGCTCCGAGAAACTGACTGAAATGATCCTGAGATCCAGGTTCTAGGTTCCAGGTTCTAGGTTCTAGGTTCCAGGTTCTAGGTTCCAGGTTCTAGGTTCCAGGTTCCATGTTCCATGTTCCAGGTTCCAGGTTCTAGGTTCCAGGTTCCAGGTTCCTGGTGCTGGGTTGTTCTGTGAGGTTTACGGTGCTGCTGGCAAACAGCTTGTAGTGCTGAACTTCGTGTGGCGGCAAATGAAGGTTTACGTTAATCTGCTCACTGTGAGATGCAGGGCagcaacagccaatcagaggctcTGTGTGGCGATGCGGGGCAgtaacagccaatcagaggctcTGTGTGGCGATGCAGGGCAgtaacagccaatcagaggctcTGTGTGGCGATGCAGGGCAgtaacagccaatcagaggctcTGTGTGGCGATGCAGGGCAgtaacagccaatcagaggctcTGTGTGGCGATGCAGGGCAGTAACAGCCAATCATGAAACTATGGAGATAGAGCCTCAAACTGTTCCTTACTCTCTCATTTTTACTGATTTTTTGAACCTGCAAAAAACGGCCGTGACGTAGAGACCTTGGCCCCGCCCCTAATATATAACATCGAGAGGCTGCTCtgctcagtggttaacctgcctagtggtgAGTTactgttactacatctaacactactactactactactacctgcCTAGTGGTGAGTTactgttactacatctaacactactactacctGCCTAGTGGTGAGTTactgttactacatctaacactactactactagtactactacctGCCTAGTGGTGAGTTactgttactacatctaacactactactagtactactacctGCCTAGTGGAGAGTTactgttactacatctaacactactactactgctactacctGCCTAGTGGAGAGTTactgttactacatctaacactactactactagtactactacctGCCTAGTGGAGAGTTactgttactacatctaacactactactactagtactactacctGCCTAGTGGTGAGTTactgttactacatctaacactactactactactactcgcCTAGTGGTGAGTTactgttactacatctaacactactactactacccgCCTAGTGGTGAGTTactgttactacatctaacactactactactactacccgCCTAGTGGTGAGTTactgttactacatctaacactactcATTGAAATGTGGCAGGGTGGTAACAACACTTTTCTGttgtatgtcaaactcagaacacattcttactttacacagactttaatataattaatatcattatattaatataattaatatcaGGAAGTTGTAAATCATATTTTGGGGACTCAGGTAGACCTCAGGTGTTTCCagatacattatttattagCTGTTAACGAGCTGAGTGTTAATGAAGCTCAGAGTCACAGAAACGTCTCAAAGCTCTTTAATTACATCACGTCTAAAAGTCAAAGCAAAGAATCAGTCGAGCTGTACAAACTCCAGTCAGGTGACACAGGTGGGATCACACAGGTGACTCACAGGTGACTCACACAGGTGACTCACAGGTGGGATCACACAGGTGACTCACAGGTGGGATCACACAGGTGACTCACACAGGTGACTCACAGGTGACTCACACAGGTGACTCACAGGTGGGATCACACAGGTGACTCACACAGGTGGGATCACACAGGTGACTCACAGGTGGGATCACACAGGTGACTCACAGGTGGGATCACACAGGTGGGATCACACAGGTGACTCACACAGGTGACTCACACAGGTGACTCACAGGTGGGATCACACAGGTGACTCACAGGTGGGATCACACAGGTGACTCACAGGTGGGATCACACAGGTGACTCACAGGTGGGATCACACAGGTGACTCACAGGTGGGATCACACAGGTGACTCACAGGTGGGATCACACAGGTGACTCACAGGTGGGATCACACAGGTGACTCACAGGTGGGATCACACAGGTGACTCACAGGTGGGATCACACAGGTGACTCACACATGTGACTCACACAGGTGGGATCACAGGTGACTCATAGGTGGGATCACACAGGTGACTCACACAGGTGGGAT from Scomber scombrus chromosome 6, fScoSco1.1, whole genome shotgun sequence includes these protein-coding regions:
- the chrm4b gene encoding muscarinic acetylcholine receptor M4, whose product is MESDLNTSTWLRPYANTSGPIRALCPYRTAQLVLIVMVTTSLSSITVLGNALVIASITVNRRLRTINNYLVLSLALADLVVGLVSMNLSSLYVAYGTWPLGAALCDTWLVMDYAVSSASVMNLLIISVDRFFCLTRPLSYPARRTGRTAALMIGAAWLLSFLLWTPAILSWQSADGKRLVPDGECYTQLLASPAVTLATTLPSFYVPALVMMVLYGRVSAASRRRLSTFQSERGSLSPSVKDFLLKRRSWATGEPGPELSHNQSGSSSPSLHRNRKHTAAPHSTEEDSSSNTELHRAASAAFSFPNATSQERRRRRVMARERRVTRTVLAILLAFVLTWTPYNIMAVVATFCHACIPDGLWTAGCWLCYANSAINPGCYALCNATFRKTFCSLLRCRRKPH